A genomic stretch from Sulfurovum riftiae includes:
- a CDS encoding DciA family protein — protein sequence MKKASMILSHLTDQPQFKSLKQHACYKKYISLLGAKWQKAIAFVYIQNDTLFVAVTHPGFKMELNYNKDILKSVLTQLATLDKACEMLQAEKIVIFHSKYRSIIREEAETSTVPYYNELASSDFSIESEDDEIKAKFEAIRERILERIQEQK from the coding sequence ATGAAAAAAGCGTCTATGATTCTCTCTCATCTTACCGACCAACCTCAATTCAAATCTTTAAAGCAGCATGCCTGCTACAAGAAGTATATTTCCCTGCTTGGTGCGAAGTGGCAAAAAGCTATTGCCTTCGTCTACATACAGAACGATACACTTTTCGTAGCCGTCACACACCCGGGCTTCAAAATGGAACTCAATTATAATAAAGATATATTAAAGAGCGTATTAACACAGCTCGCCACCCTCGACAAAGCGTGTGAAATGTTACAGGCAGAGAAGATCGTGATCTTCCACAGCAAATATCGCTCGATCATCCGGGAGGAAGCCGAGACCTCTACTGTTCCCTATTACAATGAACTTGCCTCAAGCGATTTCAGTATTGAAAGTGAGGATGATGAGATCAAGGCAAAATTCGAAGCGATCCGTGAACGTATTCTGGAACGCATCCAAGAGCAGAAATGA